GTGTTCTTTGTTTTATATGTtctttttctaaatttttgttGCTTTCTATTTAACTAGTGGTgtaaatttattattattatctatactattattaagagaagaggctttgttagccaaaattgaaaattttgacagatttaaccctgaaagattaaaaaactttaacaacaaattaaatcacaagggtaaataggacaattataaaatagattttattaagaaaattgaaaagaaattatcCCACAACCTCccattttctctcccactattttctctctgcaataactacccactaaatctattttcttttgcacataactttttttatttacaattaaaatttttcttacacatgcagagcatgtgattgcagactagttatattgaaaaaaagaaagttattcaaaaaaaaagaaaaaaaagtaagagTTTATCTGAATGACCCATAATTATTCTAGATATGGGTAGTTAATTGTTTGaaaatttatttactttctttatatatatatatactagaaaaTGTCCACACACCCGATGGGTGTGAGAGTAGTGGGGAGTTATAATTCTGAGAGTGGAGAGTTTAAAatagttattttcttttattttattttttttattgttttatttttctttttacattTTTATCCCTAATGTTAAAATGTAATCcatgatattttaatatttgaaggttataaaggtaaaaaaaatcagttttggctaacaacacctcttctcttaataatagtaaagatatatatatatattttttttaattttttttttaccatactACCACTcaataattaaaaattatttaaaattaaaataagatCTAAGAGTTTTACTGTCTTTTCACATTCACTTTGACTAAATataatatagatatagatataaatgaaaaaaataatttcaaacCAAACCCAACATAAAAAATGTAAACTGACCTTCATGAAGATAACGTCACCACTAGGAATTGACTTGAACATGTCACCACCAACATGAGTCACTCCTGCAAActcattaataaaaaaaattcatcttCCCAATCAATACTCATAAATCATAATATTGAATTGAGCTTTCTGTACATTTTAGTATCGAGTGAAATCATGTTCTCAATCAAAAATCGATCATATAATATTGAATTGAGCTTTCGGTTCATTATTTGTAGCCTGTGTAGCAAGGCCAACAAAATTTATGAAACTATCTCACCGGCGATAGCTGGGGCCTTCGAAACGACCTCAGGCAGGTCAAAGTTAATGCCTTCCCGTACATTGGGATATTTGTCTATGATCATTCTCAGGCAATCTCCCGCACTGCCACCCACATCCACCAGTCTCGTCACCCCTTGAAAACCATCGTAACCGTCTAGTACTGCCTTGATGAACGGCACAGATACTCCCGACATTGCCTTTTGCATCAACCCATTCATCTCCGGCCTCTTCCCGTAGTACTGGTACGCCGGCTCGCCGTTCGCCTTCACGAACGGTTCCACAGTGGGATCCACCACCGCCTCATGCACCAGTGGCCACGCCCCCATTAGTGCATCCTATTGACAATTATCATGTTGTTCCAATTATCATATTGACAATTATCAGATCGATAAATACAAAAATTTTATGACATTATTTTCACATTCTCAATCTGTCATCCTTTACAAATAATTGAACTCTAAAATAATGACGACAACATAAAATAATGACAGACCAAGTGTGAATAATAGCCGTTAATGTTGAAAAATATCTGATAACCTGGTGGTGCTGGAGGACATAGGCCCTATAGGAGAGACCATCTTGATTGGTGACTAGGGTTTGGCCGACCTCGGTGAGGGAGAACTTTCTCTCGGAGCCGTCGGCGTTGAAGTGCTCGGAGAACACACCGTAGCTGGTGAGCATGCGGAGGATGCGCTGGAGGTTCTCGGCGTCACCACCGCCGGCAGGAAGGACACGTTCGAGGATCTGAGAGGCGGAGAGGGGGGTGTTAGAGCCGGATTGCCAGATGGCATCGGCGACGTTGAGGCGGACGACGGCGTTTAGGGACATAGGGACGCTGATCATGTTGGCCAGCTCCAGTATGGCAATCCTTGCTTCGTTGCTTGCCTCTTTGGTTCGGTTTACGTCTTCCATGACCAGAGAGATTATCGTCGACCTGAGATTCTGAGTGTTCTAACTTCTTCTTCCTAGCTCTTGGTTGTGTTTTTTCTCTCTAAGTCTCTAGCTTGTCCATGGCAGGCCGTTTATATAGCCAGCCGCGAATAATTGAATAGTAAAAGTGGATTGTGGAGATCGATATGTTTGGACGGAAATGTTTGAGTTGTCAGCTTCTCTGACGTGCGCGCATGTGATGAAACCTGACAAAATAGCAAGATTCTCTGATTGGCTAAgtttaaattgagaggaaaaagTGACGATTCTTGAAGAAAATGTAACTAAACCATATTTTATATTAtttggttttccttgtttgatattGAAGGAGAAAAGGTGCTGGTATTAAGGCTGACTAAATTATTATTTGCTCAACTCCGTGGTGAATTTCCTATTGGTCGTCATTAATTTATGGACATTTACCAAACATTTCATAACCGAGATTGTTCATTGTGAAATCTAGATAATCAATTAGAGATAAGAAAGACATTGAAGTCGGAGGTTGGAAATCGTTTAGTTATCAATGTGTATCAGATAAATGattaatatataataataattttaatttttataagaaCTGTAGCCGAAGAAGTCCAGGGTCGGTTTGGCGGCTTATGGGTAAGGTTAGGATCGATCTCACAAGGAGAGGGAGGCGGACTGCCGGAGGTGATGTCGTTTGGTGGTGCAAGGACGGATTTTGAGCGGTCTAGATCGGTTCGGAGTTTTCCAATCTGATTTGTGTCGTTTGGAGCTGCCCTGTGTAGAAGGTAGTTGGGGAGAGAGGATGGACGGTCTGGTTTTGTTCAAGCTGGTGGTTTGGATGCCGGTGGTTGGACAGAATGGCTCCGGCTTTTCGGACGGTGGCGAGGTGACCACAGCAACCTGTACTTTCGGACTGGGCTGAGCTTTGTTTTATGTTCatgctttattgttttcttaCTATTACTAATTAGGGGTAATTCCCGCATACCCAGAAAaccttggtatttttcccaattgcccaacactttggtatttcactattgATGAAAGACAaacactttggtatttcactattgATGAAAGACAAAGACTAACAGGGATAGTTTTAACAGACAAATGCCatttgtatcctatgttgaccttagatTCCTCTACCGTTCTATTCAACAAAAAGGAACAGTAAAAACTTTAAAACAAagacaagactagccttcaacatgccacatttcgcctaacgacttcctgtctaaacggctactcacagggcggaatcactgctgcttatcctaatttttccatttttaaaactgattcttttggcTGAACAGTAAAGCTGTAGAACTTTAGCTTTCCATGGGATACATGCATACGAATGTTAAACTTTGACATAGTAAATCATGCATGATAAAGATGATTACGAAATGTAATGACATAAATATTTGataaagaagtgggtgaacaaccatctgaatttatttattcaaatatacatataaaacctttaaacaatcagagcctcattctcaggtaaacatcaaaagctgtttagctacccataagaatgagaccagttacttacttgtactgaaagcacactacttcacacctaaACAGGAaaaggaagcacactgctactatagCTTTCTTATTTCAGAGGATATTTTCTCAGGTTTCGAATCTAGTTCTTAGTTGGACCAGTTtccgaatgccttctaagagaagctaaagctccttatatagggagcggaactcaaaccagaattcaaaatacaaaaatgtacaggacaactccgtgactcttgcttttcgtagtgctcctgctggtggaggtcggtcagggaaaagcaaaaggaaaaagtgaaatgtttttcacttaaccttttcttttttgaaaaggaaaaagcaaaagtagctttagaaaagtctaaagttctacagttgctattttggtgctgattcttcacctgtagcttcacatgttctcatctgtttcagaatggtggccaaagacaaaggagttgttgtccgCCTAGGCCATGCGAGCTGTTGTTGCGTTgtcctcgacgtctgtatcaacatacatcttgtagtggttgttattttcaagtttttccacccagcgcatgcatgccattgtcgagtctatctcttttctggttagagataaGAATAtatcactgctgactacgtcaggatgatcgtaagcggtgataattgttttttctcctgctgccaggaatgtgttgttgctgtcttcagagatgatctttttgatgtagtcaagagccatggccttcatccagggaatgctagaatttggttggccgttgtatgctacacaggctggttgaagatatcttctttgaataattctcacataatgatatggaggaatatattcaacttcaccatctgtcttctggatccattctggaggagtggacctgaacttcagacgaagcatacagttgtctcttctgatgttcttgaccgtgttgacaataataggcggcaagcctcttagatcatcattagttttagtccacagattatggacaaaaccattttcaacaagccaaagcttgtgttcttgaggatgttcactctgaacatttaccaggtatcttccaacatatggtcatgagacaataaagagggttggaggaactaggttttcaggattgtgccttcctatcagattatggaattcataccagtctgattccttgagtgccatgatagggaccttagcactttctggactttcaaggaaggatagtTTTTCCTTTctgacagcactctgctgtgtaagaagctcttcaccttgtggtctaccattctcgtagagttcttcagctaatgcaaacagagctgggaacattaatccactgcttctttcttgaaaggcaaataagagattatccaggattgccttctggtgataagctagtctcctgccagttctgaacacaggagtatcaaaagttcttaattcataattaaaaacatttataactccactcggagttggtctgctttttggcaaagcagcagccatcaacggtcttgatgtgcctttaccgtctgccgtttgagacgggctagccaatcctttaccctgggattgatcagttgaagccaagccttttgagcttagcagaaaccttttaaggattttctccttggtttcttttggatcctcttcaggttcctgttctttcccagtccttctgcttctgggattacgaccttcgtcgtcttctctttggctgaacattgccaattctctggtcaatgcgtctggaagatagttcttgttacctgcaattaattcaacagtataatcatattggttaagaaataattgccagtttgctaatcttcctctatcagcagctttgtcaagtttaaaatttttaaaattctttactctagcacaatcggtgcggacagtaaaggtttttcccagataagctggagaatttaaaatcgttttcttgacagctaaaatttctttttcccctgtgggataattcagttctgcagggctgaacttgccactacaaaatttgcagatcttttcaatgttagttccaggcgctctcgccagaacaacaccggaccagtaattatcactcgcatctgtctggaggataatttcatcattctcttctggttgttgaagaggagggaggtttttgcagagattttttatctgcttcacgatcttttcatcatcttctgtgaagttccattttctcttggaacttgtctttggagataacattgctgttaaccctgagattctagggatgaaatctctcccataatttatgacaccaaggaatctctctagactcttagcatcaggaattctgtctgggaacttccagatcttttcaaggatgtgaggttggagctttatgactccattcttgatatttattcctaggaaatcaacttcatcaaggataaagaacattttcttctcacctaggataattccatgctgaactatcagctttgttacctcgtggaggtgcttcatgtgttcttctctgtttttggagaagaccaggatgtcatctatgtagacgacgcagaactccgctacatgcttgaagatgttgtccatctttctttgaaatatggagggagcttgcttgagaccaaaaggcattactagccactcgtaatgaccttgtggtgttccgaatgcagtgagagggatactctcaggatgcatcttgacctgccagaaacccgactttgcatcgaatttcgaaaagactttggctcctctgagctggttgatcaggactctgacttgagcgatctgatatccgtctttgacagtcttcttattgacatctctgtagtcaataaccattctagctttgcctCGTAGATTCTCTGCATGGTTTCTCACGTaaaatgctggagcatgatgagggctagtggaaggttggattaatctctttttcaggagatcttcaatatcacttctgaattctttttgatcttcctctttatactgaggaatagctttgacatggcagatagcgttcatgtcatgcaatctcaattcacagaccactgggtctttttcccaaaacttctgaggatttgtatccacattctgctcaagtagtttcttgattttgtcaagagtgggagtttgttgagactcaagcttgttctgaaagtgcttgagattatgctcatggatgaaactagcttcttcatcttcactagtttcttcttcttcttcttctgaggattcttcaacaagcagttcttcttgttgtttgatttggagtatgggctgaaatttgggtttgtagggggtaagatcaccactattctgttgcgatctctgatagtgagtagtaaaaccgggaccgaccacactgaatgcatgtgtgagtctgtctgcccagaacacccgttctccttttctgaagccgattgcttcttcatcctgaatgaatcgttgttggagaataaaatcatttcccagcaagaaatcagatccttgacCTTCAGACTGCCAAACattatggatgataaatgttcctccaccaatggtgatatgaacatttttggctactttcttcatggtgagatggcttccatcaaatgtaacaccagtagctgactttttcttatcttcgttccagagttcatctggaattgcaaatctctttgcaacagtaaaacctgatccattatctacaaaagcatgtagatgatatttcctgtgatcagggaacttgagtccaatctcgatgtagttgctgtatctacttgtagagacgactttcgattggtgaagctctttttcttgagcttgctcctgaggaatgaatggtttgcattcttctggaatattttcctgagtgggtgatttgtcatcatcatcccaatctgtaggacTTATCTCTTTGCTGTCTGGATCATTGAACCAGGAAGGAGGATCGTATCTGACcttataatcaaacttgccggaaggttggccaagtagatcccatgtgtcaGTATTCTCctgtcgttctaagagatgaacaatttctggtggtttcaccagttcttcattttctggtatttcaaccagttcaatttcttcatcgattgtttcttcaccgatgatttcttcctttattctTGAGGAAGAAGGTTGTTGTTCCACTGTTGTTTCTTGGAACACAGTTGTTGCAACTCCTTTTgcttgttccatggtttcctggaacagagtttcaacttctttcacctttttctcagcgaaatactcttcatattcttgctcaacccagtggctgacaagaccattcttggtttttcttctagcttcagctatgaagcattctttgtgatacgtcttcttagactcttcacagaacatagggagaccattcttttcgtgacaaaagcagtagtcacaaacgaatgaaccagggttcacctgataagaagacatgaaggattctgtcttgctttcttcccagtttttgactttcaaaacattcatctgtctggattcgaagtactctacttcagaatcaatctcagactcttctgatgaactttcttcttcttcagaccaggcagagtagactgatCTGTCGTCAtcctcatcatcagaataggctatttcgtagcctttcatgtttgctacctctactatttgctcatattcttcaaagagagcattAGTAGATCTTTTATCCTTTTCCGGGCAGTCATTGGcatttacataaccaacatcggcaagctttcttgctaggttgtttatgctgatgagtattcttctttttcttgaagaatttcttttttggatcttcatcctgttgcttcttgtaattggaacttttcttgaacttccaattcttctgattactctttttgaattttttagagtaatatttttcttttttcttttttctgtggaatttggattcgtgacatccccagtttgtgggcatatctagtattccatagcagaaattctcaactcctttgagttgcttcttggccatcttagctctaagattggctttgcattgctccttcagtagttgccggattctgtcggcaattcctccaactgaaaatctttcaattggtttttcagctatgctttctctcacagctgttctccatggttcagggagctttctgtgcaacagattaactagatcagtattttctagttcaccaattgtacagtaatattcctgaaattcattcaggtattcttcgaaatatctcatgtcacagattttgagagcatagatattcgactttgccgtttctttggctttctcactcagatttgagagatctccacagaactgatcgtacatgggtactgcaaaatcatacggagactttgaatgttttatctcttcaagccagtctcttcctctggcggtttctttgaaagataggtagtacttttttgccactccagtgagagtagtttcatagtacacctgcaaatctggtgcttcaaattttccaagggtcagtgcagaagccatcatcaggctgtctacccattggtcaatggtttttcttttgtctagactcttgtctagattcaaccagatgccgtagttcgtgataggaactctaggcagattgtcctctgggacaaatctttgagaatttctttctccttttttacccgtgggggctttctgaactgggagtttcatttcccttgtttcttttttgatgaaagttgtggagcttcctccttcttccatttcaacatcttggtaaggaaagacttttcttgtctttctgcatttgaattctttcatttcctcgattagtttttctaatcgttcaggactttcgcaattctcagcttctttgtaaagatcatagagcctctcagctctgagtgtatggactggtctgcatagatcagcttccagatcttcttctgatattggctcttcaatagtgggttttgtaccactgacaccggcttctctggtgctgtagcttcttctcagaagactgctgtttatcctgatgttctcaggacagacatcactttttctgtgattgtcgaagttgaggctgatttctccagttcttctactctcgtagatctttgcttttgctctttccggtagcttttttggaccggatagtttccattcaagaggaaaagtcacttcattccaagcaaccttgtgaatctgctgtgaatggttcttctggctggtgaggaatccagtagtgagaccaagGATATTggagatccttgtctttggttccactgtggtgctcatcagtttatagtacactctgtatactattgccaattcttgcatttcttcgTTCATTGAGAtcccatctgtcttgactctcagtctgaggcagtgggctgcatctttcaagctggttgaaaagttggggaagcagttgaaatatgctacctggttgcatagtgatgcttctagagttcccaacagactagcttggaagtctgtcaatctgttgtcttgcaggacacataggactgaacaattgatgccttctcttgccaacagttttatgccgacttggactgctccaatgtgcataaattggtactgttttgcttgtgctctggcaacttcagcaggagtaatcatcaagagatctgtttctcctgttgttgagggggttgtgaattcaagtactttgaaatgatggctatccatcaggtcaaatgttccccgtctgtagatctgtttgaaatctaactttggaattgaggcgttttttacctcatgctcgatttcattgtattcaaattcttcagaatttaggagttgaactcctttctttttcccaaagatgcgtaacatcttcatttctcttttttctgtattctccgggttttcataccggatactagtctgactagtagatggttccagaaaaatcatgttaggaacacgatttgtatctggtttttctaatggtttgaacccattagtcttcttttttactgtaggcaatttcttgtccttcagtatagattccagcgttttttgctgttctttgatttttctactgacacttgtcagtctttcttcttccgtttttggaagttctttgatataatccagtttgttttccaatctttccaattggtggattatagcaggtattgtttctagtgtcgactgacatctagatatttctagtaacatcttctgatatttctcatcagaagcttttagtagagaatttattttctctaataacaattctgacattgtccccattaaggaggggttctcctttgagccttttacaagctctgataccagtgaggtgcggatctaaccaatgctcaaataattcagagggttttgttcctcttccagaacatataggagattttctatctcttcttctattttatagattctagtctgtagtctataaataatatcccagtaattgggagattctctatcaaggctgtcccgataggtttttaatcttctcagtttttctctctctttctgcagttctttagtagtctgtttgcatatagcaactaactcaagtctgtctacaattgaaattatgaatagtaaattgtactgtttacctttcgaatttagaggatgactgtcagtttcatatatatattcaaatgaaacaaactctgatgggcccaccacgtttctaaaacaacatatatagtATAGAAACTTATGAAAGAGATATATGCAGATGCTGACTCTAACAGATCAAGATCACAAAGAAaaagggtactaatggtagtgattttgaaaagacgggtaggtagggaagaaagtgagaaaaagttgtgtaaaagggaacaaaaataatacactggggtgtatgagaagtattttcccagatttggggtgtatgagcattatccCTACTAATTAAGGGCAACTCTGACCATAGGGtttaaaattagattttgttgaattataagacttttcatctccaacaatgCTTTTTAGGGGGAGTTGGTCCTAAAATTATAGGCATCCcaaatctcatatttgagacttttCTAAGACCAAGACTTGGATAATGTTCATGGGGCCCAGCAAATGGGTTATTATTTACTTTTAATCAAATTGATCTTATTTAATCTGACGGCTCAGATTTGAGGAAAAAAGTGATCAATGGCTCTTATTAAATCAAGAGTtattatttctattt
Above is a genomic segment from Rosa chinensis cultivar Old Blush chromosome 3, RchiOBHm-V2, whole genome shotgun sequence containing:
- the LOC112193328 gene encoding nicotinate N-methyltransferase 1, translated to MEDVNRTKEASNEARIAILELANMISVPMSLNAVVRLNVADAIWQSGSNTPLSASQILERVLPAGGGDAENLQRILRMLTSYGVFSEHFNADGSERKFSLTEVGQTLVTNQDGLSYRAYVLQHHQDALMGAWPLVHEAVVDPTVEPFVKANGEPAYQYYGKRPEMNGLMQKAMSGVSVPFIKAVLDGYDGFQGVTRLVDVGGSAGDCLRMIIDKYPNVREGINFDLPEVVSKAPAIAGVTHVGGDMFKSIPSGDVIFMKWILSTWTDSECKLILENCYKALPAGGKLIACEPVVPKKSDDSHRTRALLENDIFVMTIYRAKGKNRTEEEFQQLGHSAGFSHFRPIYIDYFYTVLEFQK